The following are encoded together in the Geobacter sulfurreducens PCA genome:
- a CDS encoding nitrous oxide reductase accessory protein NosL, producing the protein MNTFLTMLLALVLTVGAVPASGAGTATKLQIAPRDKCPVCGMFVAKFPSFAARITYRDGSYAVFDGAKDMFTYYLNLKKYAPGKSAGQIASILVTDYYGLSPIDGMSAHYVIGSDVLGPMGHELIPFARPADAEEFKKDHRGTRIVRFRDVNAALIAGLD; encoded by the coding sequence ATGAATACCTTTCTGACGATGCTGCTTGCCTTGGTGCTGACAGTCGGTGCGGTCCCGGCCTCTGGGGCGGGAACAGCCACCAAGCTGCAGATTGCCCCCCGCGATAAATGTCCGGTCTGCGGCATGTTCGTGGCCAAGTTTCCTTCATTTGCAGCCCGGATCACCTATCGCGACGGTTCCTACGCCGTGTTCGACGGTGCCAAGGACATGTTCACCTATTACCTCAATCTGAAAAAATATGCCCCCGGCAAGTCCGCCGGACAGATCGCCTCAATCCTGGTGACCGATTATTACGGGCTCAGCCCCATTGACGGCATGAGCGCCCATTACGTGATCGGTAGCGACGTGCTCGGGCCCATGGGGCACGAACTGATTCCATTCGCCCGCCCGGCCGATGCTGAGGAGTTCAAGAAGGATCACCGGGGGACGCGGATCGTCCGGTTCCGGGATGTGAACGCCGCCCTCATCGCAGGCCTGGACTGA